One Nicotiana tomentosiformis chromosome 4, ASM39032v3, whole genome shotgun sequence genomic window carries:
- the LOC138910129 gene encoding uncharacterized mitochondrial protein AtMg00820-like → MTRPLIEKTPYKLLKGRKPKISHLRSFGCKCFVHNNGKYSLEESVRVVFDETNIISERQEQDDEAIGLDANWVNAMQDELNQFERSQIWHMIPKPKNRSVISTKWVFRNKLDEDGPVTRNKARLVVQGYSQEEDIEYDETFAPVGRLEIIRLLIAFAAYMEFTFH, encoded by the exons atgactagacctcttatcGAGAAGACTCCCTAtaagttacttaaagggagaaagccaaaaATATCTCATCTTAGgtcatttggatgcaagtgctttgtgcacaataatggtaaatattccctag aagaaagtgtacgtgtggtttttgatgaaactaacattatttctgagaggcaggaacaGGATGATGAAGCAAtagggctg GATGCAAactgggtgaatgcaatgcaagatgaactcaaccaatttgagagaagtcaaatTTGGCATATGATACCAAAACCCAAGAACAGATCAGTAATAagcacaaaatgggtctttagaaacaaacttgatgaagatggaccagttacaaggaacaaggcaagattggtggtgcaaggatatagtcaagaggaggatATAGaatatgatgagacttttgctccagttggAAGATTGGAAataattagactccttatagcctttgctgcaTACATGGAATTCACTTTCCattag